Proteins from one Thermococcus sp. M36 genomic window:
- a CDS encoding glycosyltransferase family 2 protein, whose translation MNDLKDVTIGLKTFYRTEKLRNTLRSLVGLNVKEVIVADDGPEDPEKEKLYQEMSEYLPLKVIRLPYNSGLAYGRNRIVENTKTPYLLIMDDDMEVLGEQSISILKNILESNKALGGVGALLFEKGRIRSGAHNLIYKRGYIVRDVPLDLQIEVADGIPYIRFDQILNAALFRVKCLRDYPWDDYYKINFEHLDFYWGHKQLGKWKFAVTPAVVFKHYPGGNKTYKKFRFSRERYRRSKEYFLKKWNIKGIINIQMDFLLQNLSLKSTLWLWTKKHAPFTLLPYMMKIEERWAR comes from the coding sequence ATGAACGATTTAAAAGATGTAACGATTGGACTTAAGACATTTTATCGAACAGAAAAATTAAGAAATACTTTGAGATCATTAGTTGGATTGAATGTTAAAGAAGTTATAGTGGCAGACGACGGCCCAGAAGACCCAGAAAAAGAAAAACTGTATCAAGAGATGTCTGAATACCTTCCCCTAAAAGTCATTAGACTACCATATAATTCCGGGTTAGCATATGGAAGGAACAGGATAGTGGAGAATACCAAGACTCCGTATCTCCTGATAATGGACGATGATATGGAAGTCCTAGGTGAACAAAGTATAAGCATTCTTAAAAATATACTAGAGAGCAATAAGGCCTTAGGTGGAGTTGGAGCACTCCTATTTGAAAAAGGGAGGATTAGAAGTGGTGCTCACAATTTAATATACAAAAGGGGATATATAGTCCGAGATGTTCCTTTAGACCTTCAAATTGAAGTTGCTGATGGGATTCCGTATATACGTTTTGATCAGATATTAAATGCAGCACTTTTTAGAGTGAAATGTCTAAGGGATTACCCTTGGGATGACTACTACAAAATAAATTTCGAGCACCTGGACTTTTATTGGGGACACAAACAACTTGGCAAATGGAAATTTGCAGTAACTCCGGCGGTAGTTTTCAAACATTATCCTGGCGGCAACAAAACATACAAAAAGTTCCGATTCAGTAGAGAAAGATACAGGCGTTCGAAAGAGTACTTCCTGAAGAAATGGAATATCAAAGGAATAATCAACATTCAAATGGACTTCCTCCTCCAAAACCTGTCCTTAAAAAGCACTTTGTGGCTCTGGACAAAGAAGCACGCTCCGTTTACTTTATTACCCTACATGATGAAAATTGAAGAACGTTGGGCACGCTAA
- a CDS encoding alkaline phosphatase family protein, with the protein MKGRKVVIIGLDGANKTTASLVGINTELHDFISTIPPYTPPSWTSILTGVNPAKHGIIGWQKVDLEDNKVGLATSKDVKYPRLSELLEKANLKSILINLPMTYPFSGIKKKDNTIIVSDWASPEQTIFPKKLEAEYKEYLVNPPHEWARYGKKEYPKKVKEYTETRINLYYDLLEKEDWNLYFVVFSETDWFSHIFPQILEKKDTNIVTPTFRIINEFIETAKSLADILFIVSDHGFEVKSKIFYVNEALAENGLIEYSRIKSKLVNVAKKTIPKKILDKIIAKTNASASAISHVAQTADAFMVEPGNWGIYLKNKNKIKDVKEALKTYNEVSDVVEFSKIHNGFYLERMPDLFVIPERGIEVSHELKGKITEKTYRGDHEIHGVFSAYGYNISENIEFKQLPRVYDIVPTVLHILGLPIPKDTDGRVLMEIFEENSEFAQRKPRYVDLSYYEIMKESEKLKKAIRDLKKKL; encoded by the coding sequence ATGAAAGGTAGGAAGGTCGTTATTATTGGCCTTGATGGAGCAAATAAAACAACTGCAAGTTTAGTTGGAATAAATACTGAACTTCACGACTTTATATCAACAATACCTCCTTATACTCCTCCTTCATGGACATCTATTCTTACTGGTGTAAACCCCGCTAAACATGGGATAATTGGATGGCAGAAGGTAGATTTAGAAGATAACAAAGTTGGATTAGCGACCTCGAAAGACGTAAAATACCCTAGACTCTCAGAGCTTCTTGAAAAAGCTAACTTGAAAAGCATCTTAATAAATCTGCCAATGACTTATCCATTCAGTGGAATTAAGAAAAAGGATAACACTATCATTGTCTCTGACTGGGCATCTCCAGAACAGACAATTTTCCCAAAAAAACTTGAAGCAGAATACAAGGAATATTTAGTTAACCCCCCACACGAATGGGCTAGATATGGAAAAAAGGAATATCCAAAAAAGGTCAAGGAATATACAGAGACCAGAATAAATCTCTATTATGACCTACTCGAAAAAGAGGATTGGAACTTGTATTTTGTCGTTTTCAGTGAAACTGACTGGTTTTCGCATATATTTCCACAGATATTGGAGAAGAAAGATACGAATATTGTAACCCCAACATTTAGAATTATAAACGAGTTCATAGAAACGGCAAAATCGCTGGCAGATATACTTTTTATAGTTAGTGATCATGGATTCGAGGTCAAAAGTAAAATATTTTACGTAAATGAAGCATTAGCTGAGAATGGGCTTATAGAATATAGCAGAATTAAATCAAAGTTAGTTAATGTTGCTAAGAAAACAATACCTAAAAAAATTTTAGACAAGATAATAGCAAAAACAAATGCATCAGCGAGTGCTATAAGTCACGTAGCACAAACTGCTGATGCGTTTATGGTAGAGCCTGGTAACTGGGGCATTTATCTAAAGAACAAAAATAAAATTAAAGATGTAAAGGAAGCTCTTAAAACCTATAATGAAGTCTCTGATGTTGTTGAATTTAGCAAAATCCACAATGGATTTTATCTAGAAAGAATGCCCGATCTTTTTGTAATTCCTGAGAGAGGAATTGAAGTCTCTCATGAACTAAAAGGAAAAATAACCGAAAAAACTTATAGAGGAGACCATGAAATTCATGGAGTGTTCTCTGCATATGGGTATAATATAAGTGAGAATATTGAATTTAAACAACTTCCACGTGTTTATGATATTGTTCCTACTGTGCTCCATATACTTGGACTACCAATTCCAAAGGATACTGACGGAAGGGTTTTAATGGAAATTTTTGAAGAAAATTCAGAGTTTGCTCAAAGAAAACCAAGATACGTTGATTTGAGCTATTATGAGATAATGAAGGAGAGTGAAAAGCTTAAAAAAGCGATTAGAGACTTAAAGAAAAAGCTTTAA
- a CDS encoding glycosyltransferase family 4 protein: MKVLTIAPHYHTFVKGSVESISKHLDVVTVIAHHNYLSELARYLPFPYFRHVEKFSKSRLVDLTGRPKNVKVHIVSMLYLIPDGRNPNLGGKLARKLEKFIQENKIEFDLIHAHFTWPSGYAAARLSKEFNVPLVITAHGYDVYDLPFRSREWFRKVKFALDSADHVITVSKSNFVILVEKLGIAENKISIIPNGFDSNLFRPMDKALARKQLNLPQDKKVVLNVANLVPIKGHKYLIEAIKNVVKGREDIMLIIVGDGPLRKDLEKQINKLNLESYVKLVGAKPHHEIPLWINAADLFVLPSLSEGNPTVMFEALGVGLPFVGATVGGIPEIITSEDYGLLCPPKDPHCLAEKILIALDKEWDRDKIRKYAEQFTWENIARQTFKVYKQILKRRNLHER; the protein is encoded by the coding sequence ATGAAAGTCCTCACGATAGCTCCTCACTATCATACATTTGTCAAAGGCTCGGTAGAATCCATTTCAAAACACTTAGATGTGGTGACAGTAATTGCCCACCATAATTATCTCTCAGAACTTGCTAGGTATTTGCCCTTTCCATATTTCAGGCACGTTGAGAAGTTTTCAAAGAGCAGATTGGTCGATTTAACAGGGAGACCTAAAAATGTGAAGGTTCATATTGTTTCGATGCTCTACCTAATTCCAGATGGTAGAAACCCCAATTTGGGAGGTAAGCTGGCCAGAAAGCTTGAAAAGTTCATCCAAGAAAACAAAATCGAGTTCGATTTGATTCACGCCCATTTTACTTGGCCATCGGGATATGCTGCAGCGAGGCTTTCAAAGGAGTTCAATGTCCCTCTGGTGATTACAGCACATGGCTACGATGTGTATGACCTCCCATTCAGGAGCAGAGAATGGTTTAGGAAAGTTAAATTTGCTCTTGATTCTGCGGACCATGTAATCACAGTGAGCAAAAGTAACTTTGTGATACTTGTTGAGAAGCTTGGTATCGCAGAGAATAAAATCTCCATAATCCCGAACGGCTTTGATTCTAACCTCTTCAGGCCGATGGATAAAGCTCTCGCCAGAAAACAGCTTAATCTTCCACAGGATAAAAAGGTTGTCCTGAATGTCGCCAATTTAGTTCCAATAAAAGGCCACAAGTACCTGATTGAAGCAATAAAAAATGTTGTAAAAGGCAGAGAAGACATTATGCTTATCATCGTCGGGGATGGACCACTAAGAAAAGACTTAGAAAAACAAATTAATAAGTTAAACTTGGAAAGCTATGTGAAACTTGTTGGCGCAAAACCGCACCATGAAATCCCTCTATGGATAAATGCTGCCGACCTCTTCGTATTGCCAAGCTTAAGTGAAGGCAACCCGACGGTGATGTTCGAGGCTCTTGGTGTTGGTTTGCCATTTGTTGGAGCTACTGTTGGTGGAATTCCTGAGATAATAACTTCTGAGGACTACGGACTGCTATGTCCACCAAAAGATCCCCACTGCCTTGCAGAAAAGATTTTAATAGCTCTCGACAAGGAGTGGGATAGGGATAAGATACGGAAGTACGCAGAGCAGTTCACTTGGGAGAACATTGCCAGACAAACGTTTAAAGTTTATAAGCAGATACTCAAGAGGAGGAATCTCCATGAAAGGTAG
- the wecB gene encoding non-hydrolyzing UDP-N-acetylglucosamine 2-epimerase — protein MKIATIVGARPQFIKMAPVSRELRKHFDEIVIHTGQHYDYEMNKIFFEQLNIPEPDYYLGVGSGSHGYQTGEMLKRIEEVLMKEKPDLVLVYGDTNSTLAGALAAVKLHIKVAHVEAGLRSLDKRMPEEVNRVLTDHVSDYLFAPTETAVKNLYNEGIKDRVYLTGDVMYDALLYNIKIARKHSKILDKLGLKPRKYLLATVHRAENTDNRKNLENIIEAFIDSNESIVFPAHPRTQKYLKAYGLIKQIEKAENIIITPPIGYLDMLILEENAKKILTDSGGVQKEAYFLKVPCITLREKTEWVETVEDGWNILVGADKEKLIKAIMEFEPNGETYTYKFGDGRASGKIAEALNNALW, from the coding sequence ATGAAAATCGCTACAATCGTCGGTGCTCGGCCGCAGTTCATCAAGATGGCCCCAGTTTCAAGAGAGTTAAGAAAGCACTTTGATGAGATTGTAATTCATACTGGCCAACATTATGATTATGAAATGAATAAAATCTTCTTTGAACAGTTAAATATTCCTGAGCCTGATTATTATCTTGGCGTCGGCTCCGGAAGCCATGGATACCAAACAGGAGAGATGCTGAAGAGGATTGAGGAGGTTTTAATGAAGGAGAAACCAGATTTGGTTTTAGTTTATGGTGACACTAATTCAACCCTTGCTGGTGCTTTAGCTGCAGTAAAGCTTCACATTAAAGTTGCCCACGTTGAGGCAGGACTAAGGAGCCTCGACAAGAGAATGCCCGAGGAAGTTAATCGAGTTTTGACTGACCATGTTAGTGATTACCTCTTTGCCCCAACTGAGACAGCAGTGAAAAACCTGTACAATGAGGGGATTAAAGACAGAGTTTATCTAACGGGAGATGTGATGTATGACGCCTTACTGTACAACATCAAAATTGCGAGGAAACACTCGAAGATTCTAGATAAGTTGGGGTTAAAACCTAGGAAGTATTTATTGGCCACTGTCCACAGGGCAGAAAACACGGACAATCGAAAGAACCTGGAGAACATCATTGAGGCATTCATCGATAGCAACGAGTCGATAGTTTTTCCAGCCCATCCAAGGACTCAAAAGTATCTGAAAGCCTACGGACTAATTAAACAGATTGAGAAAGCTGAAAACATTATCATCACTCCACCAATAGGTTACCTCGACATGCTCATTTTGGAGGAAAATGCTAAGAAGATTCTAACGGACTCGGGTGGAGTGCAGAAAGAGGCCTACTTCCTGAAAGTCCCGTGCATCACTCTGCGAGAAAAAACGGAGTGGGTTGAGACCGTGGAAGATGGATGGAACATTCTTGTTGGAGCGGACAAGGAGAAACTAATAAAGGCAATAATGGAGTTTGAACCCAACGGAGAGACGTACACATACAAGTTTGGAGACGGAAGAGCAAGTGGGAAGATCGCAGAGGCATTAAATAATGCTCTCTGGTGA
- a CDS encoding DUF354 domain-containing protein, translated as MNVAVFVSTPAQFHFYKNIVRTLNNSGVKVYILARDYGETLDLLNETGFEYFVFSRPPKGAKRILSLPSDIHRAVSWLRNKNIDIVTGFEIYGAYTSKLLKVPYVQFYDSEPSIHKLLSIQFKLMMPATDVVLTPESFRDNLGRKHLRIASYKELAYLHPNYYKPNDDILDMLGISTGEEYAVLRFNAFDAAHDEGIAGFSSGDKIKLVKELEKHVRVFISPEGKIPKELEKYVLKVPKSRIHDVLYYAKLLVTDTQTMATEAALLGTPVVRSNKFVGPNDMSNFIELEERFGLMYNITDRNRAIEKAVEIAQTEGIKKEWRGKREKLLEKKIDMTSFMVWFLENYPESLEEFKQNPNIQYRFR; from the coding sequence ATGAACGTTGCAGTCTTTGTAAGTACCCCAGCCCAATTTCATTTCTATAAAAATATAGTGAGAACTTTGAATAATTCCGGGGTAAAGGTATACATACTTGCAAGGGACTATGGTGAAACCTTGGACCTTTTGAATGAGACAGGATTTGAATACTTTGTTTTCTCTAGGCCCCCTAAAGGAGCCAAGCGCATCTTATCTCTCCCCTCAGATATCCACCGAGCAGTGTCTTGGCTGAGAAATAAAAACATCGATATAGTAACTGGTTTTGAGATATACGGAGCATATACTTCTAAATTGCTTAAAGTTCCATATGTCCAGTTTTACGACTCTGAACCGAGCATCCATAAACTCCTTTCCATTCAATTTAAGCTCATGATGCCAGCTACAGATGTTGTATTAACCCCCGAATCATTTAGGGATAACCTCGGCAGGAAACATCTGAGAATAGCCAGCTATAAGGAGCTTGCGTATCTCCACCCCAACTACTATAAGCCCAATGATGACATTCTCGATATGCTTGGGATATCCACAGGCGAGGAGTATGCAGTTCTAAGGTTCAACGCCTTCGATGCTGCTCACGATGAGGGTATAGCAGGTTTCTCCAGCGGAGACAAAATAAAGCTTGTTAAGGAGCTGGAAAAACATGTCAGGGTTTTCATTTCTCCGGAGGGAAAGATACCGAAGGAGCTCGAAAAGTACGTTCTGAAGGTTCCAAAGAGCAGGATCCATGATGTGCTGTACTATGCGAAGCTCCTTGTCACGGATACCCAAACAATGGCCACAGAGGCGGCTTTGCTTGGGACTCCAGTTGTTAGGAGCAACAAGTTTGTGGGGCCAAATGACATGAGCAACTTTATAGAGCTTGAGGAGAGATTTGGGTTGATGTACAACATCACTGACAGAAATAGGGCAATAGAAAAAGCCGTTGAAATAGCGCAAACAGAAGGCATCAAAAAGGAGTGGAGGGGAAAGAGGGAAAAGCTTCTTGAGAAGAAGATAGACATGACATCCTTTATGGTCTGGTTCCTTGAGAATTATCCTGAAAGCTTGGAAGAGTTTAAACAAAATCCGAATATTCAATACCGTTTTAGGTGA
- the aglJ gene encoding S-layer glycoprotein N-glycosyltransferase AglJ: MSQSTGKIITHNDITILIPTKNEEDGIGWVIDEFKRLGYNNILVIDGHSTDRTREIAKKKGAKVVLQSGKGKGQAVAEAFKLIDTDVVVMIDGDGTYDPNDIEMVLEPIRRGIADHVIGNRLLNFEKGAFTRLNLIGNKIFNALFRFMYGVEVHDLLTGYRALTKELYKSVELEKHGFEVETELTVETIAKGFRIAEVPISYRKRRGRANLHPIRDGFHIGKTIIELLVRYNPGRYLYLLGFLSLLIGLVMGTYVVLEWRRGVSHYLMAPLTSMFIITGVNMVIFGFIMGYIFKNFAELKRMVREIKE, translated from the coding sequence ATGTCACAATCAACTGGAAAAATAATAACTCATAATGACATTACAATACTAATCCCCACAAAAAATGAGGAGGACGGTATCGGGTGGGTTATTGACGAGTTCAAAAGGCTCGGCTATAATAACATCCTTGTTATTGACGGCCACAGCACGGACAGAACGAGAGAAATCGCCAAAAAGAAAGGTGCAAAAGTCGTGCTACAGAGCGGAAAGGGTAAGGGGCAGGCGGTTGCCGAGGCGTTTAAGCTCATCGACACGGACGTCGTCGTCATGATAGACGGCGATGGAACCTACGACCCGAACGATATTGAGATGGTGCTTGAGCCAATACGGAGAGGGATCGCAGACCACGTGATAGGCAACAGGCTGCTCAACTTTGAAAAAGGGGCTTTTACCCGGTTGAACTTGATAGGCAACAAGATCTTCAACGCTCTCTTCCGCTTCATGTACGGCGTTGAGGTTCACGACCTCTTAACGGGTTACCGGGCACTGACGAAGGAGTTATATAAAAGCGTGGAGCTGGAGAAGCATGGCTTTGAGGTGGAGACCGAATTAACGGTTGAGACGATAGCCAAAGGTTTCAGGATAGCTGAGGTGCCGATAAGCTACAGAAAGAGAAGGGGCAGAGCAAACCTCCACCCGATAAGGGACGGGTTCCACATCGGGAAGACGATAATTGAGCTGTTGGTAAGGTACAATCCTGGGAGATACCTCTACCTGCTCGGCTTCCTGTCGCTCCTTATTGGCCTTGTCATGGGGACCTATGTCGTCCTAGAGTGGCGGAGGGGAGTGAGCCACTACCTCATGGCGCCGCTGACCTCGATGTTTATAATCACAGGTGTTAACATGGTGATCTTCGGGTTCATCATGGGATACATCTTCAAGAACTTCGCCGAGCTGAAGAGGATGGTCAGAGAGATTAAAGAGTGA
- a CDS encoding nucleotide sugar dehydrogenase: protein MKLIGLNREEVKAALKNEKVTIAVYGMGKMGLPLAAVFAEHGAKVIGVDINEKVVEMINRGENHVKEEPGLDELVRRNVEAGRLKATTDGVWAAKQADVMVILVPTLTDERGNLKLDPVYDVAEKISRGLEKGDIVITEATMPPGTTESLIPILEKSGLKLGEFGLAHAPERTMTGTAIRDITGQYPKIVGASDKKTLEAVIGIYETINRKGVLPMSSIKAAEAVKVFEGVYRDVNIALANELAVWCEEHGLDALEVFQAANTQPYCHLHMPGAGVGGHCIPVYPWFVINLAKKTNPRLTKTAREINDSMPHHVVELTVKALNEAGKPVKGSNILVLGLTFRGGVREFMKAAAKPIIQELKEWGANVYAYDPLCTPEDAKRFGAEWKEDFNDIDAIIITADHREFKELDFERLVKEMRSKVIVDGRNVLEPLKVENARFIYKRVGLDPQIPR, encoded by the coding sequence ATGAAGCTCATCGGATTAAATAGAGAGGAAGTTAAAGCCGCCCTCAAAAACGAGAAGGTTACAATAGCCGTCTATGGGATGGGCAAAATGGGCCTGCCTCTGGCAGCAGTCTTTGCAGAGCATGGAGCCAAGGTCATAGGAGTTGACATCAACGAGAAAGTCGTTGAGATGATCAACCGCGGAGAGAACCACGTAAAGGAAGAGCCCGGCTTAGACGAACTCGTAAGAAGAAACGTTGAGGCGGGAAGATTAAAAGCCACCACTGATGGCGTCTGGGCGGCGAAGCAGGCCGATGTAATGGTGATTCTAGTGCCTACCCTAACCGACGAGAGGGGCAATCTCAAGCTCGACCCGGTTTATGACGTCGCTGAGAAGATTTCCCGGGGGCTCGAAAAGGGGGACATAGTCATCACCGAAGCCACCATGCCACCAGGCACTACTGAGAGCCTTATCCCAATTCTCGAAAAGTCAGGACTCAAGCTCGGTGAGTTTGGTCTGGCCCATGCTCCAGAAAGAACCATGACCGGCACGGCCATCAGAGACATAACCGGCCAGTACCCCAAGATCGTGGGAGCGAGTGACAAGAAAACACTGGAAGCAGTTATCGGCATCTACGAGACCATAAACAGAAAGGGTGTTCTCCCCATGAGCTCGATAAAGGCAGCTGAGGCCGTTAAGGTCTTCGAGGGCGTTTATAGAGACGTGAACATTGCCCTAGCCAACGAGTTAGCTGTGTGGTGCGAGGAGCACGGCCTAGACGCTCTCGAGGTGTTCCAGGCGGCGAATACACAGCCCTACTGCCACCTGCACATGCCAGGAGCGGGCGTGGGGGGCCACTGCATTCCAGTATACCCATGGTTCGTGATAAATCTCGCCAAGAAAACCAACCCGAGACTCACAAAGACGGCCAGAGAGATAAACGATTCAATGCCGCACCATGTCGTTGAACTCACCGTTAAGGCTCTGAACGAGGCTGGAAAACCTGTGAAAGGGAGCAACATCCTCGTACTCGGTCTAACATTCAGAGGAGGTGTCAGGGAGTTCATGAAGGCGGCGGCAAAGCCGATAATTCAAGAACTCAAAGAGTGGGGTGCCAACGTTTACGCTTACGATCCACTGTGCACTCCTGAGGACGCGAAACGCTTTGGCGCCGAGTGGAAGGAAGACTTCAATGACATCGACGCTATAATCATTACCGCCGACCACAGGGAGTTTAAGGAGCTCGATTTTGAGAGGCTGGTCAAGGAAATGAGGAGCAAAGTAATCGTGGACGGAAGAAATGTGCTGGAACCTTTGAAAGTAGAGAATGCAAGGTTTATATACAAGAGGGTTGGTCTTGATCCACAAATACCAAGGTGA
- a CDS encoding UDP-N-acetylglucosamine 3-dehydrogenase: protein MLRVGVVGVGNMGYHHARAYSELARDGKVELVGVADANFERAKEVAKKFDTIPYADYKKLAKEKLDAVTIAVPTSIHKQVALEFIEAGTSVLVEKPIADTIENAEAILRAAEEKDVTLMVGHIERFNPAVLKLKEKIDEGLLGKIVTISAKRVGPMAARIRDVGIIIDLGVHDIDVISFLFGEPVRTVYAKAGNVVHPAGVEDHALITLGFDDGSGIVETNWLTPHKTRTLTVVGTAGIAYVDYIDQTLKIYNHEWIREAKIEKREPLKNEIEHFIECVEHKKRPITDGKAGLHALKVAIKALESARSGQVVGVE from the coding sequence ATGCTCAGGGTTGGAGTTGTTGGTGTCGGAAACATGGGGTATCATCATGCTAGGGCCTATTCTGAACTGGCAAGAGACGGGAAGGTGGAACTTGTAGGCGTTGCAGATGCAAACTTTGAGAGGGCTAAAGAAGTTGCCAAAAAATTCGATACAATCCCTTATGCTGATTATAAAAAGCTAGCCAAGGAAAAACTAGACGCAGTAACAATAGCAGTCCCCACTTCCATCCACAAACAAGTGGCTCTGGAGTTTATTGAAGCCGGGACGAGCGTTCTTGTTGAGAAACCAATAGCCGACACTATCGAGAACGCAGAAGCCATACTCAGGGCTGCTGAGGAAAAAGACGTTACGCTAATGGTTGGCCACATTGAGCGTTTTAATCCCGCTGTTCTAAAGCTCAAGGAAAAAATAGATGAGGGCCTTCTCGGGAAAATCGTCACGATAAGTGCCAAGCGCGTTGGCCCAATGGCTGCCCGTATTCGTGATGTGGGGATAATCATAGACCTTGGTGTTCACGATATTGACGTTATAAGCTTCCTCTTTGGAGAACCTGTGAGAACTGTCTACGCCAAAGCGGGAAACGTTGTTCATCCCGCGGGAGTTGAGGATCACGCACTCATAACATTGGGCTTTGATGACGGGAGCGGAATCGTGGAGACTAACTGGCTCACCCCACATAAGACGAGAACCCTAACGGTAGTGGGCACCGCGGGCATAGCGTACGTTGATTATATTGATCAAACTCTGAAGATATACAACCACGAATGGATTCGCGAAGCCAAAATTGAAAAGAGAGAGCCCCTCAAAAACGAAATCGAACACTTCATCGAATGTGTAGAACACAAAAAGAGGCCCATAACCGACGGAAAAGCCGGTCTTCACGCACTTAAAGTGGCAATTAAGGCGCTGGAGAGTGCAAGAAGCGGCCAAGTTGTGGGGGTGGAATGA
- a CDS encoding DegT/DnrJ/EryC1/StrS aminotransferase family protein: MRNIPIAKPLIGDEEINAVVEVLKSGMLAHGKEVEAFEREFANYLGARHGIAVANGTAALDVALKALKIRPGEEAITTPFTFIASATSILFQGAKPVFADIDPDTYNLDPDDVLEKITEKTKAILVVHLYGQPADMKVFTEIAEDYNLYLIEDCAQAHGAKFEGKKVGTFGHIAAFSFYPTKNMTTGEGGMVVTNDDELARRAKLIRSHGQAEKYLHVELGYNLRTTNIAGAIGRIQLRKLDEWNRIRNENAERLSEGIRKIQGLVPPYVDPRVYHVFHQYVIRIEDDFPMSRDELMTKLRERGIGTAVHYPMPVHHQPLFQKLGYEKDCCPNAIEASKKVLSLPVHPAVSDEDIAYILETLNELAS; encoded by the coding sequence ATGAGAAACATTCCAATTGCCAAGCCCCTGATCGGGGATGAGGAGATAAACGCCGTCGTTGAAGTTTTGAAGAGCGGGATGCTCGCCCACGGAAAAGAAGTGGAAGCCTTCGAGAGAGAATTCGCCAACTACCTTGGTGCCAGGCATGGTATTGCCGTCGCCAATGGGACTGCCGCGTTGGACGTGGCGTTAAAGGCCCTCAAAATAAGACCTGGCGAGGAAGCGATAACAACCCCCTTCACGTTCATAGCCTCGGCAACTTCAATCCTTTTCCAGGGTGCAAAGCCCGTCTTTGCCGACATTGACCCGGATACGTACAATCTCGACCCGGATGACGTTCTGGAGAAGATAACTGAGAAGACAAAGGCCATTCTCGTCGTTCACCTTTACGGTCAGCCGGCGGATATGAAGGTCTTTACCGAAATTGCCGAGGATTACAATCTATATCTTATAGAAGACTGCGCCCAAGCTCACGGTGCCAAGTTCGAGGGGAAAAAGGTCGGGACTTTTGGACACATAGCAGCGTTCAGCTTCTACCCGACAAAGAACATGACTACCGGAGAAGGAGGAATGGTTGTAACTAACGATGATGAACTCGCAAGGAGGGCTAAACTTATCAGGAGCCACGGACAAGCCGAAAAGTATCTCCACGTAGAACTCGGATATAACCTCAGAACCACCAATATAGCAGGCGCTATTGGTCGCATCCAGCTAAGAAAACTGGACGAATGGAACAGGATAAGAAATGAAAACGCAGAGAGATTGAGCGAAGGTATTAGGAAGATTCAGGGACTTGTTCCCCCGTACGTTGATCCTAGAGTTTACCATGTCTTCCATCAGTACGTTATCCGCATTGAGGACGACTTCCCGATGAGCAGAGATGAATTGATGACCAAACTCCGCGAGCGGGGTATTGGAACTGCTGTTCACTATCCAATGCCTGTCCACCACCAGCCTCTCTTCCAGAAGCTTGGCTATGAAAAGGACTGCTGTCCAAACGCAATAGAGGCTAGCAAAAAAGTCCTGAGCCTGCCGGTGCACCCAGCGGTGAGCGATGAAGACATTGCGTACATACTGGAAACCCTCAATGAGCTCGCCTCTTAA
- a CDS encoding acyltransferase, producing the protein MADFFVHPSAVVEDGVKIGEGTRIWHFAHIRKGAKIGKNCNIGKDVYIDVDVEIGNNVKIQNGVSVYHGVKVEDDVFLGPHMTFTNDLYPRAFNQDWEVVTTLVKKGASIGAHATIVCGVTIGEYAMVGAGAVVTKDVPPFGLVYGNPARLKGFVCYCGRKLREKIGEDEEHVIFKCSHCGREVKIRKQDYGRYLKENDL; encoded by the coding sequence ATGGCAGACTTTTTTGTCCACCCTTCTGCGGTTGTTGAAGATGGAGTCAAAATCGGTGAAGGAACCCGTATCTGGCACTTCGCTCACATCAGAAAGGGGGCCAAAATAGGAAAGAATTGCAACATTGGAAAAGATGTCTACATCGACGTTGACGTTGAGATTGGGAACAATGTAAAAATACAAAACGGAGTGAGTGTCTACCATGGTGTTAAGGTTGAAGACGATGTTTTTCTCGGCCCGCACATGACCTTTACCAACGACCTATACCCCAGGGCATTCAACCAAGACTGGGAGGTCGTGACGACCCTTGTCAAGAAGGGGGCCTCCATCGGCGCTCATGCTACCATCGTTTGCGGCGTCACAATAGGAGAGTATGCTATGGTAGGAGCCGGGGCCGTTGTCACCAAGGACGTTCCCCCCTTCGGCCTCGTCTACGGAAACCCTGCAAGGCTTAAGGGATTCGTCTGCTATTGCGGGAGAAAACTAAGGGAAAAAATTGGAGAGGACGAAGAGCATGTCATCTTCAAGTGCTCCCACTGCGGACGGGAAGTTAAAATAAGGAAGCAAGATTATGGGCGTTATTTAAAGGAAAACGACTTATAA